The nucleotide sequence GGTTTTTTTACAACTTTAGGGCGAGGTGGAAGTGATGTAACTGCCTCTCTAATTGGATGCGCAGTTAATGCAGAAAAGATAGAAATATATACAGATGTAGATGGAATCATGACTGCAGATCCTAGAATTGTACAAGATGCAGCTTTAATAGAAACTATAAGCTATAACGAGGTATTTGAGTTTGCAGAACAAGGTGCAAAAGTAATTCATCCAAGAGCTGTTGAAGTTGCAATGAATGGCAATATACCACTTATAATAAAAAACACTCTAAATGATTGCAAAGGCACTCTAATAAATAGAGAAGGAGATAGTTTAAATAAAAATCTTATAACTGGTATAACTTCTCTAAGTGGACGAGTTCAAGTAACAACAAAATTTAAGGATTCTAAAATAAAATCAACAGAATTTCTAAGTTTATTAGGAGAAAGAAATATAAATATAGATTTGATAAACGTGTTTCCTAAAGAAAATATATTTACTATAGATAAAAAAGATTTAAATAAACTTAAAGATACACTCATAAAAACTAAAGTGCAATATTATTTAGAAGATGATTGTAGTAAAATTGCTATTATTGGAAATAGAATTTGTGGTGTGCCTGGTGTTATGGCAAAAATTTTAAAAGCTATTACAAAAGAAGGCATAGAAGTACTTCAAACTGCTGATTCACACACAACAATATGGTGTCTTGTAAAGTCCAATGTTAGAAATAAAGCCATCAATGCGCTTCATAGAGAGTTTAATTTAAATAATAAGTAATAAGTAGTAAGTATACTTTATGTAAACCTGCACACAATAATTATAGTGCAGGAGGGATTTAAATGAATGATGAGCAAACTTCAAATAATAACAACAATACTAATGACAATGTTAATAATGATAACGTTACAAACACCGAAGCAGGAAGTGAATTAGAATTTATACAAATTATTGGTCAAATCGAAGGACATGGGATATTATCTTCTCAAACAAAAACAACAAAATATGAAGAAATTATTCCTCGACTTATGAATGTAGAGTATAACCCAGAAATAAAGGGTGTTCTTATAATACTAAATACAATTGGAGGAGATGTTGAGGCTGGTCTTGCTATAGCTGAAATGATAAGAAGTTTAAGCAAACCAACAGTATCTCTTGTTATCGGAGGAGGACATTCAATTGGAGTTCCTCTCGCCACCTCATCAAATTACTCCTTTATTTCACCAACAGCTACT is from Clostridium acetobutylicum ATCC 824 and encodes:
- the dapG gene encoding aspartate kinase; amino-acid sequence: MKIIVQKFGGTSVSTPERRSFVVQKVSSAIKEGYSPIVVVSAMGRAGEPYATDTLLSLIDNDFKETNKRASDLLMCCGEIISTVIMSNELKRAKIAAIPVTGGQAGIITDDEYSNASVKKVNPENLLKLLCHNEVPVVAGFQGKSQNGFFTTLGRGGSDVTASLIGCAVNAEKIEIYTDVDGIMTADPRIVQDAALIETISYNEVFEFAEQGAKVIHPRAVEVAMNGNIPLIIKNTLNDCKGTLINREGDSLNKNLITGITSLSGRVQVTTKFKDSKIKSTEFLSLLGERNINIDLINVFPKENIFTIDKKDLNKLKDTLIKTKVQYYLEDDCSKIAIIGNRICGVPGVMAKILKAITKEGIEVLQTADSHTTIWCLVKSNVRNKAINALHREFNLNNK
- a CDS encoding ClpP family protease, with amino-acid sequence MNDEQTSNNNNNTNDNVNNDNVTNTEAGSELEFIQIIGQIEGHGILSSQTKTTKYEEIIPRLMNVEYNPEIKGVLIILNTIGGDVEAGLAIAEMIRSLSKPTVSLVIGGGHSIGVPLATSSNYSFISPTATMIIHPIRMNGLIIGVPQTFQYFNKMQERISEFIVRTSKIKKETLTELMLKTDELLNDMGTILIGKQAVKYGLIDSVGGIKEALSKLKELIEDSTP